A DNA window from Labilithrix sp. contains the following coding sequences:
- a CDS encoding helix-turn-helix transcriptional regulator encodes MRTVRSKADWVEVLDAAYDAAEDDTAWGRRLLDVGARVFRDAQLLGVTMLAHDASCSSAEIVLGLGPPAISRDVLAATRQLGMAFVREHFYPPSLVTTHLEVGVRMQREARERAAALRASWGCVDGLGLCVHPDPGLALVFYAGFDRELSLSARERRLLTQLALHVETSCRLRRRPDVVTAVIGADGRLLHRGDDAPRASSMSAHVARIERARTRSRRRTTEALDLWSALVDGRATLVPRSEGSRRHYLVVDNAPATQPLRALTHGELDALSFAARGLSSKLIGYSLGVSEPTVSSRLASAAAKVGLATRIELVRLAAMLTRDPRARFERMALTTAERDVLALLAQGLSNRDIARIRRRSVRTIANQVAHLLRKTSTSSRRALALRLS; translated from the coding sequence GTGAGGACGGTTCGTTCGAAGGCGGATTGGGTGGAGGTGCTGGACGCCGCGTACGACGCCGCGGAGGACGACACGGCGTGGGGCAGGCGCCTGCTCGACGTCGGAGCCCGCGTCTTCCGCGACGCGCAGCTCCTCGGGGTGACGATGCTGGCGCACGACGCGTCCTGCTCGTCCGCCGAGATCGTGCTCGGGCTCGGACCACCCGCGATCTCGCGTGACGTCCTCGCGGCGACGCGTCAGCTCGGCATGGCCTTCGTCCGCGAGCATTTCTATCCGCCGTCCCTCGTCACGACCCACCTCGAGGTGGGGGTGCGGATGCAGCGGGAAGCGCGCGAGCGAGCCGCGGCGCTCCGCGCGAGCTGGGGATGCGTGGACGGTCTCGGCCTGTGCGTTCACCCGGACCCCGGCCTCGCGCTCGTGTTCTACGCCGGCTTCGACCGCGAGCTGTCTCTCTCGGCGCGCGAGCGGCGGCTCCTCACGCAGCTCGCGCTGCACGTCGAGACGAGCTGTCGTCTCCGGCGCCGCCCCGACGTCGTCACGGCCGTGATCGGCGCCGACGGACGGCTGCTCCACCGCGGAGACGACGCGCCGCGGGCGTCGTCGATGTCGGCGCACGTCGCTCGGATCGAGCGCGCGCGGACGAGGAGCCGCCGGCGGACCACCGAGGCGCTCGACCTCTGGAGCGCGCTCGTGGACGGGCGCGCGACGCTCGTGCCGCGGAGTGAGGGCTCCCGTCGTCACTACCTCGTCGTCGACAACGCGCCGGCGACGCAGCCGCTTCGCGCGCTCACGCACGGGGAGCTCGACGCGCTCTCGTTCGCGGCGCGGGGGCTCTCCTCGAAGCTCATCGGATACTCGCTCGGCGTCTCGGAGCCGACCGTCTCCTCGCGCCTGGCGAGCGCCGCCGCGAAGGTGGGCCTCGCGACGCGCATCGAGCTCGTGCGCCTCGCGGCGATGCTCACGCGGGACCCGCGCGCGCGGTTCGAACGGATGGCGCTCACGACGGCGGAGCGCGACGTCCTCGCCTTGCTCGCGCAGGGCCTCTCGAACCGCGACATCGCGCGGATCCGCCGGCGATCGGTCCGGACGATCGCGAACCAGGTCGCGCACCTCCTTCGCAAGACGAGCACGTCGTCGCGGAGGGCGCTCGCCCTCCGGCTCTCATGA
- a CDS encoding patatin-like phospholipase family protein, whose translation MTQQATTRPSRRTAMILSGGGARGAYEVGVLWYIFDDLSRIRRSPPRVDILCGTSVGAINACYLAAHLTDPVLGMRRLVHLWSELQITRVLGFGVRQFAGIPRLLLGGGEAGTGLFDVTPMAELVQREISWRALARALRRKQLRALTVSTTEVSNGRTVVFMQTAPDVDIPKTSPPRTLFRADHIGPHHALASAAIPLLFPPVKIDDELYLDGGLRQNTPISPALRLGATHIFAIGSSREFKGVGAHEAGRDVKAPGAAFLLGKVLNAFLLDHVDVDLELLERMNNVLEDGTYQFGPGFTEAMSREAEKRNQPAYRKVVPFTLRPSEDMGKLASEHVRSGKLIGNPFLTRRLLNALDMGVGDEADLASYLLFDGHFCRQLIEMGRADAHARRDEILTFFEDAGDESGGMHEPDDSGIWDKPSLTLPIGT comes from the coding sequence ATGACTCAGCAGGCAACGACTCGGCCGAGCCGCCGCACAGCGATGATCCTCTCCGGAGGTGGTGCGCGCGGCGCCTACGAGGTCGGGGTCCTCTGGTACATCTTCGACGACCTCTCGCGCATCCGGCGCTCGCCGCCGCGGGTCGACATCCTCTGCGGGACGAGCGTCGGCGCGATCAACGCGTGTTACCTCGCGGCGCACCTCACCGATCCCGTCCTCGGCATGCGCCGCCTCGTGCACCTCTGGAGCGAGCTCCAGATCACGCGCGTGCTCGGGTTCGGTGTGCGGCAGTTCGCGGGGATCCCGCGCCTCCTCCTCGGCGGCGGCGAGGCGGGGACCGGGCTCTTCGACGTCACGCCGATGGCGGAGCTCGTGCAGCGCGAGATCAGCTGGCGCGCCCTCGCCCGCGCGCTCCGGCGGAAGCAGCTCCGCGCGCTCACCGTCTCCACGACCGAGGTCTCGAACGGCCGCACGGTGGTCTTCATGCAGACCGCGCCCGACGTCGACATCCCGAAGACGTCGCCGCCGCGCACGCTCTTCCGCGCCGACCACATCGGCCCGCACCACGCGCTCGCGAGCGCCGCGATCCCGCTCCTCTTCCCGCCGGTGAAGATCGACGACGAGCTCTACCTCGACGGCGGTCTCCGCCAGAACACGCCGATCTCGCCGGCGCTGCGCCTCGGCGCGACGCACATCTTCGCGATCGGCAGCTCGCGCGAGTTCAAGGGCGTCGGCGCGCACGAGGCGGGGCGGGACGTGAAGGCGCCCGGCGCGGCCTTCCTCCTCGGCAAGGTCCTCAACGCGTTCCTCCTCGATCACGTCGACGTCGACCTCGAGCTCCTCGAGCGCATGAACAACGTGCTCGAAGACGGGACCTACCAGTTCGGTCCCGGGTTCACGGAGGCGATGTCGCGCGAGGCCGAGAAGCGGAACCAGCCAGCCTATCGCAAGGTGGTCCCGTTCACGCTGCGCCCGAGCGAGGACATGGGCAAGCTCGCGAGCGAGCACGTCCGGAGCGGCAAGCTGATCGGCAACCCGTTCCTCACGCGGCGCCTCCTCAACGCGCTCGACATGGGCGTCGGCGACGAGGCGGACCTCGCGAGCTACCTCCTCTTCGACGGGCACTTCTGCCGCCAGCTCATCGAGATGGGCCGCGCCGACGCGCACGCGCGCCGCGACGAGATCCTCACCTTCTTCGAGGACGCCGGCGACGAGAGCGGCGGCATGCACGAGCCGGACGACTCCGGCATCTGGGACAAGCCGTCTCTTACCCTACCGATCGGTACGTAA
- a CDS encoding protein kinase, translated as MPSAAPIPHQIAQYEIVRRLGSGGMAEVFLAKKRGAEGTYKIVVVKRILPGYTTSRRFRSMFIDEAQLATRLNHPNVVQVYEFSNEGDEGHILAMEYVEGCDLGHLMSAAKQAATRLPPWDAAWIIAEAAKGLHYAHEKRDEGGTPLEIVHRDVSPQNVLLSFEGVVKIADFGIASARLVDDEAGVLKGKFGYMSPEQARAEKVDRRSDLYSLGVILWECLAGRPLHGGLGGEALLDIVRSGEVEAPSVYRTDIPPELETIVMKLLAPKPEDRFTTGRDVAAAIMRAMLVRQVLVDASALEHTIAELVPRQTRHFDTIESFAPAPLNEHHTQAAAPAALSQGDGARDSNRPGSRSSPPSGGTSKSSPPGPLSRKTEAREVRHVAIVTLRLVPGANREVLDETEKRALGRALERSRSMLGDMAYKRGMRWVWSGDFEARAIAGLGAKPAKAASDAAWLAVETHEALQGIADDLPSPVGASLSIVRGIASGTRDPEGNLVRYVLHDPVTYLADVLARATPIDTTWVAGGVYRQVRRGFRWRDAPTLDLHRGDAAPVQNLPPTMRIYMLERSLSREEKAQEQAAAQNDLIGRDAEKAELHAAYHHAVRKRSVPRARQEQRGVVTARAVVGELGIGKTALVATFLAELPPNARLVRTECSPVRIEVPYSTVADLVRDAVGASGDESFDDMAYLIARAGGNADADASNPMITRLAEIASNQERAGGEDEDAHYRKKLLLSGVRHLVGAVALQEPLVIVIEGLQWADKPSLDLLVELLKQGDPVPVLVVLVTRNDERVLHLLEGKVRIELQGLSSEEQIRLVEARLNVKTGVRQICAELMPRVGGNPFYLLEMIDALLERGVLEIKDDALVREGVGDLDAMGLPSTLEQLLADRIAELPGSERVIVDWLAIAGGPLGLADLAKLNTRSSLRASEDAIMRLCARGLCDRKGDVLDFRHPLTRDVAYANLDSTTRARMHRALGQHLAETSLARGVSAAIVARHLVKGEAPERAAVFYLEAANAARNAYQTQLAIRYYLRAAQFLPENGLQKLGVYEALEGTFRMLGRKADRVRHLDSLRRAAKAIGHPRAAVLALLRTARFDLDEGRLAHGLPVAKQAASLAHGAGIPTFEIEAELFVSELSREIGDVQGALAASDRALAACNPTVNPGVPARTRAEVLRTRGVLLRRVGRVREAVDAYVEAIAVFRKVGARRQEARAKNALAYAMFVQGRYEDAIALALESIRIDLSIGGRFQLAKTLTNIGHSYARLGDMPRALAYLKRAREAHERYGDQDGRADTLLVSAEVLLELGDVDGAEAWIKEAAALTESTGNAYDVTHAAVVGAALARYRRDAPMAIHNALVARRSAEHQALVAYHFYAMACEAAARVDAGEVHAATLLATTALGAVEALQGCEYGLEIRVLCADALKRAASPQAPQARQRAVDYAAALVGTIRDTRLKRRFAERPLVATLFDDTPMPERARDESTASLSSRK; from the coding sequence ATGCCCAGCGCCGCGCCGATCCCTCATCAGATCGCCCAGTACGAGATCGTGCGCCGGCTCGGATCCGGCGGGATGGCGGAGGTGTTCCTCGCGAAGAAGCGCGGCGCCGAGGGCACGTACAAGATCGTCGTCGTCAAGCGGATCCTCCCCGGATACACGACGTCGCGGCGCTTCCGCTCGATGTTCATCGACGAGGCGCAGCTCGCGACGCGGCTCAACCATCCCAACGTCGTCCAGGTCTACGAGTTCTCGAACGAGGGCGACGAAGGCCACATCCTCGCGATGGAGTACGTCGAGGGCTGCGACCTCGGCCACCTCATGAGCGCGGCGAAGCAGGCCGCGACGCGCCTCCCGCCGTGGGACGCGGCGTGGATCATCGCCGAGGCCGCGAAGGGCCTCCACTACGCGCACGAGAAGCGCGACGAGGGCGGGACCCCGCTCGAGATCGTCCACCGCGACGTCTCTCCCCAGAACGTCCTCCTCTCGTTCGAGGGCGTCGTGAAGATCGCCGACTTCGGCATCGCGAGCGCGCGGCTCGTCGACGACGAGGCCGGCGTGCTCAAGGGCAAGTTCGGGTACATGTCGCCCGAGCAGGCGCGCGCGGAGAAGGTCGATCGCCGGAGCGATCTCTACTCGCTCGGCGTGATCCTGTGGGAGTGCCTCGCGGGGCGCCCGCTCCACGGCGGGCTCGGCGGCGAGGCGCTGCTCGACATCGTGCGATCGGGGGAGGTCGAGGCGCCGAGCGTCTACCGCACCGACATCCCGCCCGAGCTCGAGACGATCGTGATGAAGCTCCTCGCGCCGAAGCCCGAGGACCGCTTCACGACCGGACGCGACGTCGCGGCCGCGATCATGCGCGCGATGCTCGTGCGGCAGGTCCTCGTCGACGCGTCCGCGCTCGAGCACACGATCGCCGAGCTCGTCCCGCGCCAGACGCGCCACTTCGACACGATCGAGAGCTTCGCCCCCGCGCCGCTCAACGAGCACCACACCCAGGCGGCCGCGCCGGCCGCGCTCTCGCAAGGCGACGGCGCGCGCGACTCGAACCGGCCCGGCAGCCGCTCGTCGCCGCCGAGCGGCGGCACGTCGAAGAGCTCGCCGCCGGGGCCGCTCTCGCGCAAGACCGAGGCGCGCGAGGTGCGCCACGTCGCGATCGTGACGCTGCGGCTCGTGCCCGGCGCCAACCGCGAGGTCCTCGACGAGACGGAGAAGCGCGCGCTCGGTCGCGCGCTCGAGCGGTCGCGCTCGATGCTCGGCGACATGGCCTACAAGCGCGGGATGCGCTGGGTCTGGTCCGGCGACTTCGAGGCGCGCGCGATCGCCGGCCTCGGCGCGAAGCCCGCGAAGGCCGCGTCCGACGCGGCGTGGCTCGCGGTCGAAACGCACGAGGCGCTCCAAGGCATCGCCGACGACCTCCCCTCCCCCGTCGGCGCGTCGCTCTCGATCGTCCGCGGCATCGCGTCGGGCACGCGCGATCCGGAGGGGAACCTCGTCCGCTACGTGCTGCACGATCCGGTGACGTACCTCGCCGACGTGCTCGCGCGCGCGACGCCGATCGACACGACCTGGGTCGCGGGCGGCGTCTACCGGCAGGTGCGCCGCGGCTTCCGCTGGCGCGACGCGCCGACCCTCGACCTTCACCGCGGCGACGCGGCGCCGGTGCAGAACCTGCCGCCGACGATGCGGATCTACATGCTCGAGCGCTCGCTCTCGCGCGAGGAGAAGGCGCAAGAGCAGGCCGCGGCGCAGAACGACCTCATCGGCCGCGACGCGGAGAAGGCCGAGCTCCACGCCGCGTACCACCACGCGGTGCGTAAGCGCTCGGTACCTCGAGCGCGTCAAGAACAGCGCGGCGTCGTCACCGCGCGCGCGGTCGTCGGCGAGCTCGGGATCGGCAAGACCGCGCTCGTCGCGACGTTCCTCGCGGAGCTGCCGCCGAACGCGCGGCTCGTGCGCACCGAGTGCTCCCCCGTCCGGATCGAGGTCCCCTACAGCACCGTCGCCGATCTCGTGCGCGACGCGGTCGGGGCGAGCGGCGACGAGTCGTTCGACGACATGGCGTACCTCATCGCGCGCGCGGGCGGCAACGCCGACGCCGACGCGTCGAACCCGATGATCACGCGCCTCGCCGAGATCGCGTCGAACCAGGAGCGCGCCGGCGGCGAGGACGAGGACGCGCACTACCGGAAGAAGCTCCTCTTGAGCGGCGTGCGCCACCTCGTCGGCGCGGTCGCACTGCAAGAGCCGCTCGTCATCGTCATCGAGGGCCTGCAGTGGGCCGACAAACCGTCGCTCGATCTCCTCGTCGAGCTGCTCAAGCAGGGCGATCCCGTCCCCGTCCTCGTCGTCCTCGTCACGCGCAACGACGAGCGCGTGCTCCACCTCCTCGAGGGAAAGGTCCGCATCGAGCTGCAGGGGCTCTCGAGCGAAGAGCAGATCCGCCTCGTCGAGGCGCGCCTCAACGTGAAGACGGGCGTGCGTCAGATCTGCGCGGAGCTGATGCCGCGCGTCGGCGGCAATCCGTTCTACCTCCTCGAGATGATCGACGCGCTGCTCGAGCGCGGCGTGCTCGAGATCAAGGACGACGCGCTCGTGCGCGAGGGCGTCGGCGATCTCGACGCGATGGGCCTGCCGTCGACGCTCGAGCAGCTCCTCGCCGACCGCATCGCGGAGCTCCCCGGCTCCGAGCGCGTCATCGTCGACTGGCTCGCGATCGCGGGCGGCCCGCTCGGGCTCGCCGATCTCGCGAAGCTCAACACGCGCTCGTCGCTCCGCGCGAGCGAGGACGCGATCATGCGGCTCTGCGCGCGCGGCCTCTGCGATCGCAAGGGCGACGTCCTCGACTTCCGCCACCCGCTCACGCGCGACGTCGCCTACGCGAACCTCGACTCCACCACCCGCGCGCGGATGCACCGCGCGCTCGGACAGCACCTCGCCGAGACGTCGCTCGCGCGCGGCGTGTCGGCCGCGATCGTCGCGCGCCACCTCGTGAAGGGCGAGGCGCCGGAGCGCGCGGCGGTGTTCTACCTCGAGGCCGCGAACGCCGCGCGGAACGCCTACCAGACCCAGCTCGCGATCCGTTACTACCTCCGCGCCGCGCAGTTCTTGCCCGAGAACGGGCTCCAGAAGCTCGGCGTCTACGAGGCGCTCGAGGGCACGTTCCGCATGCTCGGCCGCAAGGCGGACCGCGTCCGGCACCTCGACTCGCTGCGGCGCGCGGCGAAGGCGATCGGCCACCCGCGCGCGGCCGTGCTCGCGCTCCTGCGCACCGCGCGCTTCGACCTCGACGAGGGCCGCCTCGCGCACGGGCTCCCGGTCGCGAAGCAGGCGGCGAGCCTCGCCCACGGCGCCGGGATCCCGACCTTCGAGATCGAGGCGGAGCTCTTCGTGAGCGAGCTCTCGCGCGAGATCGGCGACGTGCAGGGCGCGCTCGCCGCGTCCGATCGCGCGCTCGCGGCGTGCAACCCGACCGTGAACCCCGGCGTCCCCGCGCGGACGCGCGCCGAGGTCCTGCGCACGCGCGGCGTCCTCCTCCGCCGCGTCGGTCGCGTGCGCGAGGCGGTCGACGCGTACGTCGAGGCGATCGCGGTGTTCCGCAAGGTGGGGGCGCGCCGGCAGGAGGCGCGCGCCAAGAACGCGCTCGCGTACGCGATGTTCGTGCAAGGCCGCTACGAAGACGCGATCGCGCTCGCGCTCGAGTCGATCCGGATCGACCTCTCGATCGGCGGCCGCTTCCAGCTCGCGAAGACGCTCACGAACATCGGCCACTCCTACGCCCGCCTCGGCGACATGCCGCGCGCGCTCGCGTACCTCAAGCGCGCGCGCGAGGCGCACGAGCGCTACGGCGATCAGGACGGCCGCGCCGACACGCTCCTCGTCTCGGCCGAGGTGCTGCTCGAGCTCGGCGACGTCGACGGCGCGGAGGCGTGGATCAAAGAGGCCGCCGCGCTCACGGAGTCGACCGGCAACGCGTACGACGTCACCCACGCCGCGGTGGTGGGCGCCGCGCTCGCGCGCTACCGCCGCGACGCGCCGATGGCGATCCACAACGCGCTCGTCGCGCGCCGCTCCGCGGAGCACCAGGCCCTCGTCGCGTACCACTTCTACGCGATGGCCTGCGAGGCGGCGGCGCGCGTCGACGCGGGCGAGGTCCACGCCGCGACGCTCCTCGCGACGACGGCGCTCGGCGCGGTCGAGGCGCTCCAGGGCTGCGAGTACGGCCTCGAGATCCGCGTCCTCTGCGCCGACGCGCTGAAGCGCGCGGCGTCTCCGCAGGCGCCGCAAGCGCGCCAGCGCGCGGTCGACTACGCGGCCGCGCTCGTCGGCACGATCCGCGACACGCGCCTCAAGCGCCGCTTCGCCGAGCGCCCGCTCGTCGCGACGCTCTTCGACGACACGCCGATGCCCGAGCGCGCGCGCGACGAATCGACCGCATCTCTTAGCAGCCGCAAGTAA
- a CDS encoding Uma2 family endonuclease — protein sequence MTVARSQPYVPLEDFLEMEPEPGTWREWCAGIVYSMGGGGPEHSRLGARLGSLLMLRLGADVFGSNADIWVDAAQFYGQADASVVCGALRTYTVKRRNKILGEAITNPEIIVEVLSPSTATRDLGVKFEAYKQLTSLREYVLVSQDERRIEIRRRDKRGWSIETAGPGETIVLHGIELAVDEIYG from the coding sequence GTGACCGTCGCGCGGAGCCAGCCATACGTGCCGCTCGAGGACTTCCTCGAGATGGAGCCCGAGCCGGGAACGTGGCGCGAGTGGTGCGCCGGGATCGTCTACTCGATGGGCGGCGGCGGCCCCGAGCACTCGCGTCTCGGCGCGCGGCTCGGCTCGCTGCTCATGCTCCGGCTCGGCGCGGACGTCTTCGGCTCGAACGCCGACATCTGGGTCGATGCGGCTCAGTTCTATGGCCAGGCCGACGCGAGCGTCGTCTGCGGGGCGCTTCGCACGTACACAGTGAAGCGGAGGAACAAGATCCTCGGTGAGGCGATCACGAACCCCGAGATCATCGTCGAGGTGCTCTCGCCTTCGACGGCGACGCGCGACCTGGGCGTGAAGTTCGAGGCCTACAAGCAGCTCACGTCGCTTCGAGAGTACGTCCTCGTCTCGCAAGACGAGCGCCGCATCGAGATCCGACGGCGCGACAAGCGCGGGTGGAGCATCGAGACCGCGGGCCCGGGCGAGACGATCGTCCTCCACGGTATCGAGCTCGCGGTCGACGAGATCTACGGCTGA
- a CDS encoding OmpA family protein, whose translation MRTTNALSLFVILAALGACVPKGKYDDALSRAEQARVTHEKQAAEAARTIAARDAAIAQLDADVKALQARFDAQEKQLADEKQGAQALQRQLDASTAENAQLRKELERLGKNADKLLQEKGTLSSALNEAKARLEELRKAQAAADARAALFHDLALKLQKMIDAGQLQIVLRDGRMVIRLANDVLFDTAKTDIKPAGAGALKQIAGVLKTLNDRRFQIAGHTDNVPIKTPRFPSNWELSTARAVEVVHLLVKEGMRAEVLSAAGYGEFDAVSPNTDDASRQKNRRIEITLQPNIDELVAVPAAK comes from the coding sequence ATGCGAACCACGAACGCGCTGTCCCTCTTCGTGATCCTTGCTGCGCTCGGCGCCTGCGTCCCGAAAGGGAAGTACGACGACGCGCTGAGCCGCGCGGAGCAGGCCCGCGTGACGCACGAGAAGCAGGCGGCCGAGGCCGCGCGCACGATCGCCGCGCGCGACGCCGCGATCGCGCAGCTCGACGCGGACGTGAAGGCGCTCCAGGCGCGCTTCGACGCGCAGGAGAAGCAGCTCGCGGACGAGAAGCAGGGCGCGCAGGCGCTCCAGCGTCAGCTCGACGCCTCCACCGCCGAGAACGCGCAGCTCCGCAAAGAGCTCGAGCGTCTCGGGAAGAACGCCGACAAGCTCCTCCAGGAGAAGGGCACCCTCTCGAGCGCGCTCAACGAGGCGAAGGCGCGGCTCGAAGAGCTGCGGAAGGCGCAGGCCGCGGCCGACGCGCGCGCGGCGCTCTTCCACGATCTCGCGCTCAAGCTGCAGAAGATGATCGACGCGGGGCAGCTCCAGATCGTCCTCCGCGACGGACGGATGGTGATCCGCCTCGCGAACGACGTCCTCTTCGACACCGCGAAGACGGACATCAAGCCCGCCGGCGCCGGCGCGCTCAAGCAGATCGCGGGCGTGCTCAAGACGCTGAACGATCGGCGCTTCCAGATCGCCGGCCACACCGACAACGTGCCGATCAAGACGCCGCGCTTCCCGTCGAACTGGGAGCTGTCGACCGCGCGCGCGGTCGAGGTCGTCCACCTCCTCGTGAAGGAGGGGATGCGGGCGGAGGTGCTCTCCGCCGCCGGCTACGGCGAGTTCGACGCGGTGAGCCCGAACACGGACGACGCTTCGCGCCAGAAGAACCGCCGGATCGAGATCACGCTCCAGCCGAACATCGACGAGCTCGTCGCCGTCCCCGCCGCGAAGTAA
- a CDS encoding glycosyltransferase family 4 protein, with translation MERARVRVIELAAVRAADVVVTTSVTTAERLRGEGIEAAIDVIVPGSDRLPRLPRAPAERVTFLFVGSVVPRKRVLELVHAFCMLPPGAALRVAGSRARDVEYAAAVTAAASGDVTFLDEIDDATLARELASAHALVMPSSLEGYGIAATEAIAAGLPVVAARSPGLTEALAPCADAVLFVASSGTDDLTNALAGALAQLASDPPLRARLATAAASARMPRWSTTIAAFRRLCEG, from the coding sequence GTGGAGCGGGCGCGGGTGCGGGTGATCGAGCTCGCGGCGGTGCGGGCGGCGGATGTGGTGGTGACGACGAGCGTGACGACGGCGGAGCGACTGCGCGGCGAGGGCATCGAAGCGGCGATCGACGTGATCGTGCCCGGCAGCGATCGGCTCCCGCGGCTTCCGCGTGCGCCGGCCGAGCGGGTCACCTTCCTCTTCGTCGGCTCCGTCGTCCCGCGCAAGCGCGTGCTCGAGTTGGTGCATGCATTCTGCATGCTTCCTCCGGGCGCTGCGCTGCGTGTCGCCGGAAGCCGCGCGCGCGACGTGGAGTATGCGGCGGCCGTCACCGCAGCCGCGTCCGGCGACGTGACGTTCCTCGACGAGATCGACGACGCGACGCTCGCGCGCGAGCTCGCGTCTGCGCACGCGCTGGTGATGCCTTCCTCCCTCGAGGGCTACGGCATCGCCGCGACCGAGGCGATCGCGGCCGGCCTCCCCGTCGTCGCCGCGCGATCGCCCGGCCTGACCGAAGCGCTCGCGCCGTGCGCCGACGCGGTGCTCTTCGTGGCCAGCTCCGGCACCGACGACCTGACGAACGCGCTCGCCGGCGCGCTCGCGCAGCTCGCCTCCGATCCGCCCCTCCGCGCGCGGCTCGCGACGGCCGCCGCGTCCGCGCGGATGCCTCGCTGGTCGACGACGATCGCCGCCTTCCGCCGCCTGTGCGAGGGTTGA
- a CDS encoding 6-carboxytetrahydropterin synthase translates to MFTVGVSDHVMIAHSFADPTFGPAQRLHGATYAVEAEVHAPALNEHHVVMDIGALRTILRAVLASFDYTNLDDHPAFPGRTSTTERVAEHVASELAKEIGKLPADGKPAGAARLRVLLRESPVAWASFERAL, encoded by the coding sequence ATGTTCACCGTCGGCGTCTCGGACCACGTGATGATCGCGCACAGCTTCGCGGACCCGACCTTCGGCCCGGCGCAGCGGCTCCACGGCGCGACGTACGCGGTCGAGGCGGAGGTCCACGCGCCCGCGCTGAACGAGCATCACGTCGTGATGGACATCGGCGCGCTCCGCACGATCCTCCGCGCGGTGCTCGCGTCGTTCGACTACACGAACCTCGACGATCATCCCGCGTTCCCGGGTCGAACGTCGACGACGGAGCGCGTGGCGGAGCACGTGGCGAGCGAGCTCGCGAAGGAGATCGGGAAGCTCCCCGCTGACGGCAAACCGGCCGGCGCCGCGCGCCTCCGCGTGCTCTTGCGCGAGTCGCCGGTCGCGTGGGCGAGCTTCGAGCGCGCGCTGTGA
- a CDS encoding RibD family protein — MGERGLDERPRCRRCGQRTLHRARPRSLHGLSQANANFPDESSLQWDDVGRPTRVTVTVHVAASLDGRIAIDRAPTSLSTPEGRRSAHSARAEHDAVLVGSDTVRIDDPRLTLRTADDAPAPTQPLRVVLASALEVPARARLFDERGPVLVFGAEGRASSGAEQALRARGAEVALVPADESGMVALAPVLDRLAARGVRRLLVEGGSRVLTSFFRARLVDVLEVELAMSLLGAPGVPLVGALERPPRLTDVEVVRLGANVLVRGRVVNE, encoded by the coding sequence ATGGGGGAACGGGGTCTTGACGAACGACCCCGTTGCCGTCGGTGCGGGCAGCGGACCTTGCATCGCGCTCGACCCCGAAGTCTACACGGCCTCTCCCAGGCGAATGCGAACTTTCCTGACGAATCCTCTCTACAATGGGACGACGTGGGGAGGCCGACACGAGTAACCGTGACCGTGCACGTGGCGGCGTCGCTGGACGGTCGCATTGCCATCGACCGCGCGCCGACATCGCTGAGCACGCCCGAAGGTCGGAGATCGGCCCACTCGGCCCGCGCGGAGCACGACGCGGTCCTCGTCGGGAGCGACACCGTGCGGATCGACGATCCGCGCCTCACGCTGCGGACCGCCGACGACGCGCCCGCGCCGACCCAGCCGCTCCGCGTCGTCCTCGCGTCGGCGCTCGAGGTCCCCGCGCGCGCGCGGCTCTTCGACGAGCGAGGGCCCGTGCTCGTGTTCGGCGCCGAAGGTCGGGCGTCGAGCGGCGCCGAGCAGGCGCTCCGCGCGCGCGGCGCCGAGGTCGCGCTCGTCCCCGCCGACGAGAGCGGCATGGTCGCGCTCGCGCCGGTCCTCGATCGCCTCGCCGCGCGCGGCGTGCGGCGGCTCCTCGTCGAAGGAGGCTCGCGCGTGCTCACGTCCTTCTTCCGCGCGCGCCTCGTCGACGTGCTCGAGGTCGAGCTCGCGATGTCGCTCCTCGGCGCGCCGGGCGTCCCGCTCGTCGGCGCGCTCGAACGACCGCCGCGCCTCACCGACGTCGAGGTCGTCCGCCTCGGCGCGAACGTCCTCGTCCGCGGGCGCGTGGTGAACGAATGA